The window TTGACAAAGGGAAAAAGAGAAAGTAAGATTGATCTAACCTGAAAGTGAGTGAACTCTCACTTCTTAAGGAGGCACTGAATGGCTGTATCCTCGAGGATAGAAGATTACATGGAAACCATCTTTGCCCTGGAGGTCTCGGGGAAGGAAGCCACTGTGACCGACCTCTCCAACGCTCTCGGCGTTGCCAAGGCGACGGTGGTCGCTGCAGTGAGGCGGCTGGTGGCCGCATCCATGGTCACCCACGAGCGGTACGGAGCCCTGCGGCTCACCGAGACCGGAAGGGAACGGGCCCTCCACATCTACAGGCGCCACGAACACCTGACCTTCCTTTTCCAGGACATCCTCGGCTTCGAACGTGAACGGGCCATGGCCATGGCCTGCGCCATGGAGCACGAGATGGACGAAAAGGCGGAGGCACGGATACTCGGGTTTGTGGATTATCTCGTCCGGGCCCGGAGGGACGGGCGGGAATGGGTTCAGGACCTCCTCTCCGTCATGGGAGACGAACGGAAGCTCCCCCGGCCCCTTTCCATGATGCCGAAGGGAGAAAAGGGCGTGGTTTCGCGGGTTACCGCCGACGGGCCGCTCCGCCTGAGGCTTTTCGAGATGGGCTTTGTTCCGGGAACCGTGGTAGCCAGAAGGGGAGAAGCCCCGCTGGGGGACCCTCTGACGGTTGATGTACGGGGGGCGGAAGTGGCTCTCAGGAGAATAGAGGCAGCATCAGTCTGGATATGTGCGTGTCCCGAATGAGGCACGCCGGGGGGAGGAAGAAAGTATGTGTCCCATAACGGTTATGCCTGAAGGAAGCGAAGTGACTGTGGCCAGGGTCACGGGGGGCGGAGAAGCCTCGAAAAGGCTCTCGGAGCTGGGGCTCGTTCCCGGAGTGCAGGTCAGCGTGGTGCAGAACGGCGGAGGCCCCCTTCTTCTGAAAGTCGGGGAGTCCCGGTTTGCCCTCGGTCAGGGGATGGCGCTGAAGGTCTTCGTGGACGGCGCCTGCAGATAAAAAAGAACAAAAAAAGAACCGGCCGGTTCTTTTTTTCAGCGAAAAATTCAAGTTAGACAACGCGAACATCAAGGAGATCGGAGGAGGTACTATGGGAGCTTTTGGCGGATGCTGCGGAACCGTGACCGAGAAGGCACTCAGTTCACTTGCCGTGGGTGAAGGCGGCGTGGTTTCGAAAATAGGCGGGGACGGCGGGCTCAAGAGACGTATTCTGGAAATGGGCCTTGTTCCCGGCACCGAGATTCGGGTGGAGCGGAAGGCTCCGCTGAACGATCCCGTTTCCGTATGGTTCAGGGGCTACGAGCTCAGCCTGAGGGTTGACGAGGCCGATGCCGTGTTCGTCCGCCCGAAGGGCTGCGCGGGATGCGGCGGGGGGTGCAAGTGATGGGCTACACGGTAGCCCTCACGGGAAACCCCAATACGGGCAAGACGAGCCTGTTCAACGCCCTGACGGGGTCGAACCAGCACGTGGGCAACTGGCCCGGAGTCACCGTGGAGCGGAAGGAAGGCCGGTTCAGGATAGGGGACGGCGAGGTGAAGGTGGTGGACCTGCCGGGGATCTACAGCCTCGGCGCAGCATCCCTCGACGAGGAGATCGCCGCGGATTTCCTTCTCCGGAGCCGCCCCGACCTGGCCATCGTGGTGGCCGACGGGTCCAACCTGGAGAGAAGCCTCTACCTGGCCGTGCAGATGCTGGAGACGGGGACGCCCCTGGTGCTCGCCCTGAACATGATGGACATGGCAGCGGAAAAGGGGATCACCATAGACGTGGAAAAACTGTCCTCCCTCCTCGGCATACCGGTGGTTCCCACGGTGGCCCGCCGGAAGGAGGGGATCGAGGATCTCAAGAAGAGAGTGCTCCAGGAGCTGAAGAACAGGACGGCGCCTCTGAATTCCTTCTCCCTGCCCTACGGCGAGAGGCTCGCCCCTCTTTTCGATAGCATGGAGGCCTTCCTCTCATCGAAACCGGAGCTGATTCCGGGGCTTCCCGCCCGCACGGCGGCGGTGAAGTTCACCGAAGGGGACCCCGCCGTTCTTGCTTCGGCGGAGGCGGCAGGCCTCCGCAGTGAACTGGAGGCCATTCTTTCCCGCGAAGGGGCTTCCGTGGAGGCATCCCTGGGGTACGACCTCCAGACGGCGGTGATCGAGCGGCGGTGGGGCTTTGTCTCGGGCGTGACCGCCGAGTCCGTCACCCGGGACCTCTCCCTGAAGACACGGCTCTCCCTTTCCGACAGGATCGACCGGGTGGTGACGTCGAGGACCCTCGGCCTTCCCCTGTTCTTCCTGGTGACATGGGCCATCTTCCGGCTCACCTATGCCCTGGGAGACCCCCTGGTGGAGATCTTCGAAGGGCTCTTCGAATCCCTTGGGGAGCGCTCCGCAGAATTCCTGGCCGGCGCCGGACTCTCCGGTGTCCTGGTCTCCTTCATCCAGGACGGCCTCATCGGGGGCGTGGGATCCGTGGTGGTGTTCTTTCCCCACATCTTCATCCTCTTCGCCTTCATCGCCGTCCTCGAGGACTCGGGGTACATGGCCAGGGGGGCCTTCGTCATGGACAGGCTCATGCATCTCATGGGGCTCCACGGCAAGAGCTTCATTCCCATGCTCATGGGCTTCGGGTGCAACGTGCCGTCCATGATGGCCACCCGGATACTCGAACGGCCCCGGGACAGGATGATCACTCTGCTCATCCTGCCCTTCATGAGCTGCTCGGCCCGCCTGCCGGTATTCGTTCTCTTCTCCGGCGCTTTCTTCGGCGCTCACGCAGGAACGGCCGTCTTCTCCCTCTACATACTGGGGATCATGGTGGCCATAGGGGCTGCCAAGATCCTGGGGAGTACCCTCTTCAAGGGAGAATCGTCCCAGCTCGTCATGGAGCTCCCCCCTTACCACATCCCCTCGACGGGGATGGTGCTCCGGCACGCCTGGGAGCGGGGATTCCTCTTCCTTCAGAAGGCGGGCACCTTCATTCTCCTCTCTGTGGTGGCCGTGTGGGCCCTGGCGAGCCTTCCCTGGGGCGTGGAATACGGATCCGAAGAAAGCCTCGTGGGGAGCATAGGGAAAGTGCTGGCCCCGCTGTTCGAACCCGCCGGATTCGGCTTCTGGCAGGCGGCGGTGGCCCTCTTCTTCGGCTTCCTGGCCAAGGAAGTGGTGGTGGGAACCTTCGGCGCACTGCTCGGCGCCGGGGAGGCCGGGCTCACGGCGGCCCTTCCCACCCTCTTCACCCCCCTCTCCGCCTATGCCTTCCTCGTGATGACCCTGCTCTACGTCCCCTGCGTGGCGGCGGTGGCGGCCTTCAGGCGAGAGACGGGAAGCTGGAAGTGGACCTTCTTCATGATCGCCTACACCACCCTCGTGGGTTACGGCGGCGCGGTTCTCGTCTACCAGGGAGGCCGTCTTCTCGGCCTCGGGTAAGAAAAAGCGTCACAGACTCCTTTCAGCCCCTTCCCTCCCGGACAGGGGCTGTTATTTTTGTTTCAGGGCAGAGGGAGTGTTGCCGGGCGCAGTGCCAAGGCCGAGAAACCGACAAGGATGTCGGTTTCAGGCGCAGTTGTTACGGATGACAATGTGCGCCGGCGGCCCAAACGAGCACCGGTAACACTCCCCGCTGCCCATGGACTAATGAAAGGGGGCATTTTTCTTCCTTTTCCGCCCGGGTCTGGTAGAATGAGCGGAAAACACCAGCATGACCGGCGAACAAGGAAAGGACGATGGTGTTCATGGACCTTCTCTTCGAACCCCTCTCCCTGGAAAAAGCGGACCGCTACAGAGAGCTCTATGAAGCCTGCCCCAGGCGGTCATCCTACTATTCCTTCGGCAGCCTCTGGGCCTGGAGGAACATCTTCGGCTTCTCCTGGGCCTTCCGGGAGGGAATGTGCTGGATACGGACCGGTTCGGGCACCCTGTGGGCGCCCGTGGGCCCCTGGGAATCGGCGGACTGGAGGAAGATTCTCCCGGAAATCTTTCCCGGGAGGGCAGAATTTGCCTATGCCCCCGACGGCCTGACGAGAATCTGGACCGACCTCTTCCGGGACAGGATCACAGCCAGGGAAGTTCGTTCCCAGTGGGAATACCTTCATTCCGTCCAGGACCTCATCGCCCTGAGGGGCAACCGCTTTTCCAGGAAGCGGAGCCACATCCGCCAGTTCGTGAAAAACTATGCCTTCCGGTACCGTTCCCTGGGCTCCGGCGACGGTGACTCCGTCCTGGAAGCCCAGAAACTGTGGCTTGCGGAGCGCCCCGAATCCCCCGCCCTTCTCCGGGAAAACGAGGCGGTACAGGAGATGGTCCGGGAATGGCGGAACATCCCCGGTCTTCTCGGCGGCCTTCTGGATGTGGACGGAGTGCCGGCGGCCTACACCATTGCCGAGGCCATCCCCGGCGACACGGTGATGATCCATTTCGAAAAGGCCCTGCCCTCCTACAACGGGGCCTACCAGGCCATCAACCGCATGTTTCTCCAGAACACCGCCTCCTCCTTCGCCACGGTCAACCGGGAGGAGGACCTGGGCGACGAGGGGATGCGGGTGGCCAAGATGTCCTACCATCCCGTGGGCTTCCTGAAAAAGTACACCCTCTCATGGTTCCCCGACTGATCCGGCTCTGTCTTTCGTGCCGTTCCCGTGGATTCACCCTGGCCGAAGTCCTGGTGGTTCTCGCCCTGTTCGGCCTCATCGCCGCCCTCGCCTTCGCACCGTCGGTGATTCTCGTCAGGGGGCTCGGAGAAGCGAGGACGGAGACGGCGAAGGAACAGGTTTCGGACTATCTCCTGGGGCGGATCGCCGCGGAGATGCGCCTCTCGCCCCGATATTTCCCGGGCGGACCGGCGGTGGCGGCCGTCCGCAAGGATCTCCTTGGAGGCCTGGCTGACGACAGGCTTGCCTTCTGGAGCGACTACGGCGGCGAGCCTGGAGTCAGGGCATGGAAGGTGTTCCGCCCCGGGGCGGGCAGGGACGGTGCCCCGGGGATATACCGCTGGATCCTTCCCCTGGCTTCTCCGGGAGCAGTGGAATGGGAAAACCTCGACCCCGCAGGAGGCAGGCTTTTTATCCCCGGTGCCGATTTCCTGAGGATTTCCGTTCTCTCCGCCGAAACGGGCGAATGGGGCGACGACTATGAAGGCCCGAGGCCAAGGGGCGTCAGGTTCGAGGCCCGGACAGGGAAGGAGGCGGTCTTCCGTGAGGACTGGCTTCCTCCCGAGTAAAAAACGAAGAGGCCTTGTCCTTCTCTCGGTCCTCCTGGTGTCCCTCTTCCTGCTGGCTGCCTCCACCGGATTCGCCGTCTTCGCCAGGAGGTCCGTGAGAGCCTTCGACGGACAGCGGCGGACCTTCACGGCCAGGATGGTCTGCGAAGCCGCCCTCCCCGCCGCGAAGGCCCTGATCGGGCTCCACCCCGGAAAGGCCCACGCTCCGGGGGACGATGTCTTCGCTCCCCGGACCCTCGCCTTTCCCGAAGCGGGTGTGACCGTGGAGATGACCATCATTCCCCTGAACGACCGTTTCCCGCTGAACGGGATCTTCCTTCCCGACGGGCGGACGGTGAGGTCCGAGCTCGCGGGACCGTGGAGGCGGCTGTGGCGGCAGGCCGGGGCCGAGAATCTCGAAGCCGTGGTGCTGGACTTTCTCGACGGGGACGGGGAACCCCGCCTCGGCGGAGGCGAGCGGGACGGGTACCTGAACAGGCCCCTTCTCTCCCTGGAGGAGCTGCTTTTTGTTCCGGGAATGACGGCGGATATCCTCTACGGAACCGAAGGCCGCCCCGGGATCGGACCCCTTGTCACCCTCCGGTCCGACGGAAAGATCAACGCCAACACGGCTCCTGCGGAGGTGCTGGCTCTCCTGGACGGCCTGGACGGGAACATCGCCGCCGAACTGGTCCGGGCGAGAGAAACCAGGGTTTTCTCTTCCATGGAGGACCTGTCTTCCGTGCCGTCCTTTCCGGCGTCGGCCAGGGCCCAGCTCATGAACGCGGTCTCCTTTACGAGCAGCCATTTCCGGGTGTCCTTTCTCGTTGAGTTTGCCGATGGTCAAAAGACCCCCCTGGAGGTTATACTGGAACAAAAAGGTGCGGTGACCGACACGGTCCGATGGGAGGAACCGTAGATTACCAGACGTCAGATTTCCTCGTTTTTCCTCAAGACCGGGGACGGATTTCGCCTCCTCGAAAACGGCGGCAGTCCCTCCGGAGAAAGGAGCACCGGGAACAGTCTTCCTTCCCGGGGCGCCCTTGTTCTGTACCCCTTCCGGACCCTCTCGGTGCACCCCTTTTCCTTTCCCTTCCGCCCGCTCAAGGACGTGCGCAGCGCCCTCTCCCTCAGATTTCTCCCCCTGCTTTCCGGGGAGGAGGCCGTGGACATCATCCCGTGGATCTCCGGCGCCGGAGGAGGGGGAGCCGAGGGAGCCGCGTGGTGTGTTGCGGCCTCCGAGGTACCCGGAGACGGGGTTCCCCTGCAGGGAAACATCTGCTGGCCCCTTCCCCTGGCCCTGGCTTCCATGGTGGACGGCGAAGGGATCGCCGTGTTCCGCGGGATGGGGATTACCGCCTCGGCCGTATTTTCCGGAGGGGTTCCCGTCTTCTGCAGGTGCGGCAGTGAGGAAGAGGGAGTCCGGGGCTCTGAAGAGGGCGGCGGTATGGACGGAGATGTCCGCCTCTGCAGGGAATTCGCCCTTGCTTCCGGCCGAGAGGGACTCGCAGCTTCGGTCTGGACGGGGACGTCCCCGGGCGAGCTCCTGGAGGCAGCCCGGCAGACTGCGGCCCGTTTTCCGGCCTTTCTTTCCGTGAACATTTCCCGGCCCGCCCTGGAAGCCGCTCTCGCCAGGGAGAGGACGGCCCGGGTCCTCAGAAACTTTTCCGCCGCCGCCGCGTTTCTCGGGGCGGTCTTCTGCGCCGTTCAGTTCTCCCTCTCCCTGCAGGTCCGTTCTTCCCTGGAGAGGATTTCCGCCGAGGCGGCGGCCCTCTACCGGGAGATCGCCGGTCCGTCGGAGCGGATCGTGGACCCTCTCTCCCAGGCCCGGGGCAAACTGGCGGAACTTCGGGGAAGCGGAGGGGACGACAGCTCCCTCTCCCTCTTTCTCGGCCACCTCGGAAGGGCGTGGACCGGCGGAGACGGGGGAAGAAAATCCGGCTTCCCGGTCCTCGACCAGATGCGGTACACCGGCGAGAGTGCCGAGCTGACAGGGACGGCCCAGACCATGGAGGCCATCCAGGCCCTCCGGACGGCGGCTGATTCCGGGGGGTTCAGGGCTTCCCTGGGGGACATCCAGCAGATCCCCGGCGGAGGACTGAGATTTTCCCTGTCCCTGAGGAGGGAAAAGCCGTGAAACGCTTCCTGTACGCCTCCATGCCCTCCCTCCTGGGAAAGGACGACAGCGGCCCCGGGGCGGAACGCCGGGCCCTTCTCCTGCTGCTCCTGGCCCTTCTCGCCTGGGGAGCTGCCTTCTCCCTCTGGAGCGACGGCAGGGACCTCCGGGCAAGGAGAGAGCTCCAGAAAAAACGGTTTGACGATCTCGCCGCGGTGACCGGGGAATACCGGGCACTCCGGCAGGCAGCCGGGACAGGACGGATTCCCCTTCCCGCCGACGTTGAGGAGGATCTCCTCACCGCCGTTTCCAACGCCGTGGCCTCCCTCGGTCTCCGGTCGAACATGCTGAGCCTGAGCAGCACCACGGGACGGGGGGGCGCCGGCGCCGTCTCCGTGACGCTGGAGGCCCTGTCCTCAGAGAGCCTGGCCCGCTTCCTCCAGGAGACGGAGCGGAGAGGCATCCATTCCTTCTCCGCCGACCTCCGGACGGTACGGAGCACTTCGGCCGAAGGGGCCCCGGGACGGACCATATCAGCGGTGCTCCTTCTCGGGAGGCAGGGGCCATGAAAGCCGGAAGGACGGTCCTGTTTCTTCTATTCTCGGCGGCGGTGTTCGGGCTGTCCTTCCTTGTCTTCTTTCCCTTCGGGG of the Aminivibrio pyruvatiphilus genome contains:
- a CDS encoding DtxR family transcriptional regulator; the encoded protein is MAVSSRIEDYMETIFALEVSGKEATVTDLSNALGVAKATVVAAVRRLVAASMVTHERYGALRLTETGRERALHIYRRHEHLTFLFQDILGFERERAMAMACAMEHEMDEKAEARILGFVDYLVRARRDGREWVQDLLSVMGDERKLPRPLSMMPKGEKGVVSRVTADGPLRLRLFEMGFVPGTVVARRGEAPLGDPLTVDVRGAEVALRRIEAASVWICACPE
- a CDS encoding FeoA family protein, which produces MCPITVMPEGSEVTVARVTGGGEASKRLSELGLVPGVQVSVVQNGGGPLLLKVGESRFALGQGMALKVFVDGACR
- a CDS encoding FeoA family protein, with translation MGAFGGCCGTVTEKALSSLAVGEGGVVSKIGGDGGLKRRILEMGLVPGTEIRVERKAPLNDPVSVWFRGYELSLRVDEADAVFVRPKGCAGCGGGCK
- the feoB gene encoding ferrous iron transport protein B is translated as MGYTVALTGNPNTGKTSLFNALTGSNQHVGNWPGVTVERKEGRFRIGDGEVKVVDLPGIYSLGAASLDEEIAADFLLRSRPDLAIVVADGSNLERSLYLAVQMLETGTPLVLALNMMDMAAEKGITIDVEKLSSLLGIPVVPTVARRKEGIEDLKKRVLQELKNRTAPLNSFSLPYGERLAPLFDSMEAFLSSKPELIPGLPARTAAVKFTEGDPAVLASAEAAGLRSELEAILSREGASVEASLGYDLQTAVIERRWGFVSGVTAESVTRDLSLKTRLSLSDRIDRVVTSRTLGLPLFFLVTWAIFRLTYALGDPLVEIFEGLFESLGERSAEFLAGAGLSGVLVSFIQDGLIGGVGSVVVFFPHIFILFAFIAVLEDSGYMARGAFVMDRLMHLMGLHGKSFIPMLMGFGCNVPSMMATRILERPRDRMITLLILPFMSCSARLPVFVLFSGAFFGAHAGTAVFSLYILGIMVAIGAAKILGSTLFKGESSQLVMELPPYHIPSTGMVLRHAWERGFLFLQKAGTFILLSVVAVWALASLPWGVEYGSEESLVGSIGKVLAPLFEPAGFGFWQAAVALFFGFLAKEVVVGTFGALLGAGEAGLTAALPTLFTPLSAYAFLVMTLLYVPCVAAVAAFRRETGSWKWTFFMIAYTTLVGYGGAVLVYQGGRLLGLG
- a CDS encoding DUF2156 domain-containing protein, which produces MDLLFEPLSLEKADRYRELYEACPRRSSYYSFGSLWAWRNIFGFSWAFREGMCWIRTGSGTLWAPVGPWESADWRKILPEIFPGRAEFAYAPDGLTRIWTDLFRDRITAREVRSQWEYLHSVQDLIALRGNRFSRKRSHIRQFVKNYAFRYRSLGSGDGDSVLEAQKLWLAERPESPALLRENEAVQEMVREWRNIPGLLGGLLDVDGVPAAYTIAEAIPGDTVMIHFEKALPSYNGAYQAINRMFLQNTASSFATVNREEDLGDEGMRVAKMSYHPVGFLKKYTLSWFPD
- a CDS encoding type II secretion system protein, which encodes MVPRLIRLCLSCRSRGFTLAEVLVVLALFGLIAALAFAPSVILVRGLGEARTETAKEQVSDYLLGRIAAEMRLSPRYFPGGPAVAAVRKDLLGGLADDRLAFWSDYGGEPGVRAWKVFRPGAGRDGAPGIYRWILPLASPGAVEWENLDPAGGRLFIPGADFLRISVLSAETGEWGDDYEGPRPRGVRFEARTGKEAVFREDWLPPE
- a CDS encoding general secretion pathway protein GspK; this encodes MRTGFLPSKKRRGLVLLSVLLVSLFLLAASTGFAVFARRSVRAFDGQRRTFTARMVCEAALPAAKALIGLHPGKAHAPGDDVFAPRTLAFPEAGVTVEMTIIPLNDRFPLNGIFLPDGRTVRSELAGPWRRLWRQAGAENLEAVVLDFLDGDGEPRLGGGERDGYLNRPLLSLEELLFVPGMTADILYGTEGRPGIGPLVTLRSDGKINANTAPAEVLALLDGLDGNIAAELVRARETRVFSSMEDLSSVPSFPASARAQLMNAVSFTSSHFRVSFLVEFADGQKTPLEVILEQKGAVTDTVRWEEP
- the gspL gene encoding type II secretion system protein GspL, with translation MSSFFLKTGDGFRLLENGGSPSGERSTGNSLPSRGALVLYPFRTLSVHPFSFPFRPLKDVRSALSLRFLPLLSGEEAVDIIPWISGAGGGGAEGAAWCVAASEVPGDGVPLQGNICWPLPLALASMVDGEGIAVFRGMGITASAVFSGGVPVFCRCGSEEEGVRGSEEGGGMDGDVRLCREFALASGREGLAASVWTGTSPGELLEAARQTAARFPAFLSVNISRPALEAALARERTARVLRNFSAAAAFLGAVFCAVQFSLSLQVRSSLERISAEAAALYREIAGPSERIVDPLSQARGKLAELRGSGGDDSSLSLFLGHLGRAWTGGDGGRKSGFPVLDQMRYTGESAELTGTAQTMEAIQALRTAADSGGFRASLGDIQQIPGGGLRFSLSLRREKP
- the gspM gene encoding type II secretion system protein GspM — translated: MKRFLYASMPSLLGKDDSGPGAERRALLLLLLALLAWGAAFSLWSDGRDLRARRELQKKRFDDLAAVTGEYRALRQAAGTGRIPLPADVEEDLLTAVSNAVASLGLRSNMLSLSSTTGRGGAGAVSVTLEALSSESLARFLQETERRGIHSFSADLRTVRSTSAEGAPGRTISAVLLLGRQGP